A genomic stretch from Candidatus Aminicenantes bacterium includes:
- a CDS encoding HD domain-containing protein: MKRLSLRFPMKDFFVSVFADRVYVVGGTVRDFILYGKINKEQDVDLLVTGSSYDEIAAALKSFGKTDTVGKSFAVLKFSREGKTFDIAVPRRDQKKDERAHGHKNFRIEAGPQVTLEEDLFRRDFTCNSIAVRLSDGVVVDPHQGLKTIAEKRIVMTSPASFSDDPLRILRAARFAAVHGFTVDKAIYAKSRKVPLGALSAERVVDELFRLLLESPQPSAGLQEYFRLAVMEKLFPELAVLALTIQDAYFHPEQDEQGHHSVWAHTLITIDIVKKLTARYKLDQERSLCLLLAALLHDCGKATTTAWEFKHGRMTVTSAFHDSHGSQKAEALLARLRVETWRGFPLKKTVLRLVQQHHRIYELYRNREEITFKAIARAVKDMEGEDLLLLLLDFADRRSREPRPLAFKGLDDIARWFSRKKEEYRISQESIRPLILGRDLIALGVAPGRQMGALLKELYDLQLDGSFHTRAQGLKLFRDLQKKKIAGASK; this comes from the coding sequence ATGAAGCGGCTCTCGTTGCGGTTCCCGATGAAGGATTTCTTCGTCTCCGTCTTTGCCGACCGGGTCTACGTGGTGGGCGGGACGGTGCGCGATTTCATCCTATACGGTAAAATAAACAAGGAGCAGGATGTCGACCTGCTGGTCACCGGCAGCAGCTACGACGAGATCGCCGCCGCGCTCAAATCCTTCGGCAAGACCGACACCGTCGGCAAGAGCTTCGCCGTGCTCAAGTTCAGCCGCGAGGGAAAAACGTTCGACATCGCCGTCCCGCGCCGCGACCAGAAAAAGGACGAGCGGGCCCACGGCCACAAGAATTTTCGCATCGAGGCCGGGCCGCAGGTCACGCTGGAGGAGGACCTTTTTCGGCGCGATTTCACTTGCAACTCCATCGCCGTCCGCCTGAGCGACGGGGTGGTCGTCGACCCGCACCAGGGGCTGAAGACCATCGCCGAAAAACGCATCGTCATGACCAGCCCGGCCAGCTTCAGCGACGATCCGTTGCGCATCTTGCGCGCCGCCCGCTTCGCCGCCGTGCACGGGTTCACTGTCGACAAGGCCATCTACGCCAAGTCCAGGAAGGTGCCGCTGGGCGCGTTGAGCGCCGAGCGGGTCGTTGACGAGCTTTTTAGGCTGCTGCTTGAGTCGCCTCAGCCCTCGGCCGGGCTCCAGGAATATTTCCGCCTGGCGGTCATGGAAAAACTTTTCCCCGAGCTGGCCGTCCTGGCCCTGACCATCCAGGACGCCTACTTCCACCCCGAGCAGGACGAGCAGGGGCACCACTCGGTCTGGGCCCACACCCTGATCACTATCGATATCGTCAAGAAGCTGACCGCGCGCTACAAGCTGGACCAGGAGCGGTCGCTATGCCTGCTGCTGGCCGCCCTGCTCCACGACTGCGGCAAGGCCACGACCACCGCCTGGGAGTTCAAGCACGGGCGCATGACGGTGACCTCGGCCTTTCACGACTCCCACGGCAGCCAGAAGGCCGAGGCGCTGCTGGCCAGGCTGCGCGTCGAGACTTGGCGCGGGTTTCCTTTGAAAAAGACCGTCTTGCGCCTGGTGCAGCAGCACCACCGGATCTACGAGCTCTACCGCAACCGCGAGGAGATCACCTTCAAGGCCATCGCCCGCGCCGTCAAGGACATGGAGGGCGAGGACCTGCTCCTGCTGCTGCTCGATTTCGCCGACCGCCGCTCGCGCGAACCCCGGCCGCTCGCTTTCAAAGGCCTCGACGACATTGCCCGCTGGTTCAGCCGCAAAAAGGAGGAATACCGGATCAGCCAGGAGAGCATCCGGCCGCTCATCCTGGGCCGCGACCTGATCGCCCTGGGCGTCGCCCCGGGCCGGCAGATGGGCGCCCTTTTAAAGGAGTTGTACGACCTGCAGCTGGACGGCTCCTTCCACACCCGCGCCCAGGGCCTGAAATTGTTCAGGGACCTGCAAAAAAAGAAGATCGCTGGAGCCAGCAAATGA